CTTATTGTATGTAGATGACATACTTTTGGTGGGGAAAGCATGACATAAATATAGGTTATAAAGGATCTCGTGAGCagtgaatttgaaataaaagatttgggtgaTGTAAGAAGATCCTTAGTGTAGAAATCATAAGAAATAGACTTGAGAAGATATGTCTATCACATAAGTATTATTTGGAAAAGGTTTTGAGCAAATTCAACATGAGCAGTGCCAAACCAGTCACTATTCCTATGGTTGCTCACTTCAAACTctcaaaagatcaatcacttcAAACAAAAGATGAAAGAAAGGTTATGGACAGTGTGCCATATGCAAGTGCAGTGGGAAGCCTGATGTATGTCATGGTTTGTACAAAGCCATATCTGGCACTTGCCATAAACATCACAAGCAAGTTTATATCTAACCCTGGAGAATAACACTGGAAAGCTCTAAAATGGATAATAAGGTATGTTAAAGGAACCCTTGACACCGGTTTAGCTTACTATGCTAGATCCCTTACAGGTTATGTTTTCACAGCTCGAGGTGGATGCATAAGTTGGAAATCAAACCTGCAAAAGGTAGTAGCTATGTCTTCCATTGAAGCAGAGTATATGGAAGCCACTAAAGCAATCAAAGAAGCCATATGGGTGAAGGGTTTAACTAAGGAACTTGGCTTCAATTCAGAATATATCACAGTGTACTATGACAATCAAAGTGCCTTAAATTTGATTAAAAATCTCATGTTTCATGAGAGGCCAAAATACATTGACATCAAGATGCCTTTCATCTGAGACATCATTGGCAGAAATAAAGTGCAAGTAAGCAAAGTGAACACTAAGGACAATCCAACTGACATGTTCACCAAAGAGGTTCCTATTATCAAGCTTAGGCATTGCCTAAGGCTGCTAAGTATTGACACCAGTAGCTAATGCCCTTAAGGGCTCTTGAAGCAGTCTATTCTTTGTCGGTTTAGCTTCATTAACTTCAACTAAAGGTGGATTTGTAATGTTAGCTAAAGTTAGTTAAGTCTAGCTAGTATTCAGTTACAACAAGTAAAATCCTTAAAAGCTTCAATCTCGATAGTTAAGTCAGTTGGGGACAATCCTGTCTTTCCAACACTCTTAGACAATGCCTTTAAATACCAACCTCTACTACAGATAAAAATAACTTTCATGaacttcttcttcctcctctccAAAATTCTCTTTGTACAGAAATGAAAGCTATAAAACTCGATCCTATTGTGAGTTTATAGTTGTTGGTGATCATTACCATTGTAACACCAAGTGTGAATCAATAAAGATTGAAGCTAAAGCCTGTTCTATCTAAGGAGTAGACAGTTGCCACTGCCAAGCAACTGATCGAATCTCATTAAATTGGTGTGATTTGATTTCTGTTTTGCATTTTATGTTTTTTCATTCTCTTAATTAGTTAGTTCAATTTATTGCACTAATTTTCATATCTTGATTGTTTTTCGAGGTGATTAAAACACCACAGACTCTTTAAATTGTTATTTGAAAATTGTTTCAGCTAGTTATTATCACAACATTTAGTAACATATAACTTAAAGATCTGAATATATAGTATGAGGGTTTGTTTTCCTAATATTATTGTGGGATTCCCGGACAATAATTTAGTAAAGTTTGGTTTGCTCAAACTTGTAATATTTATCTCTCATAATAAAGTTaggtattttcaattttatggtCATTGTAATATATAGGAGGCCAAGAAGCATATGAGGGTTTTATGTTGAGTGATATGTTGtaaaatgctaatttttttcCTCATCAAAAGACAAAGtacaattattttaattttgaggAAGATTGTGATTGATTAAAAGATCATTTTAACGTCATACTAGCTTAGATTATCTCTAATGGTTACACTAATTTGGTATAGAATCTTTTACTTTTAGGACGCCGACTCTAATATTTCGTACCAAATATctcacaaaataaatatattttaagtattttatattaataaccCAAAATAGCtacattataatataattatagcaTGACTTctaataagaatttaaaatcttaaataacttagtaaaataaaataattgttaAATCAATAAgacattacattttttttttttttaaaaaaaaaaaaaaaaaaaaaaaaggaaaaaaacttAACTAAAATCAcacttaatatttattaaattattattttgctcATTTTAATtcatgttgtttttattttatttagtattAGTACTTTtgtcattattatttttctaaaattttctaATATTCTAAATTCTTTATAAGTTTCTATTATTCTCTAAATAATTTTAGAGTTATCTTCTTAAGTTAAGTAGTTCTAATATTCTAGAGTTCCTTGACTTCCGCAGTTTCTTCCTCCATAATCAGTTGTACACGATCAGGCAACAACTTTGAATCAGCTTCAATGACAATTCCTCCATGATCTCGCACTATCCAACCAATTCCAAGACTATCATTGTAATTTGTAACAAAAGAAGCATTCACATTGATCTAAATCATATTATTACTAGGTAAAATCCAATGTATCAATCAAAATGCACTCAAAACTAGCAAAATGTCTGAAATGGGACAATCATAATCAAAAATCATTCATATCCTTTTTGTCTCTATGCTGTTTCATTGAATTTAACTCTCAAAAAGGATACAGTAAAACATTGTACCATCTTTAATCACTTCATAATCAAAATACATTAGTCAAAATGACACACTTACACATTGTATAGTACCATTTCTTTGTGATTTTTTGGCATTTTGCTTTTGTAACTTAAGggacatatataatataaagataGATATAAGAAAGATGTAATCAAATCTTAAGGCTCCTTTGCATTACAGCATGAGATCAGGTGCAGCTAACCTGGGATCAAGAAAAAGTCACATCAGAAAGAAATCAAAAGACTCCTTTGAGTGTCAATAAGAAAAACAtgcaattattttttcttagatGAAAACTAAAATgtatattagaaaataaattgaaatacaACAGTAGGTAGCAACCAAATTAGATGGCTAGCATTACAGATTTTGCCACCTGTAAAACAATATTCATTGTAATATCAAACTAAATGAGATGTACATAATTGCATGTCATCTTTGGTTGAAAGGGGTCTCTAATTGAAGCATGTCATCTTCATTCTTGAGCTGAAAATCTCAGCACAATAACAAAAACTGCATTCACTGAATAAACTGTTCCAATATTCAACACAATTATATCCCATATGAAACCTCATCTTGCCATTCAACCTTATCATCATCTCTCTCTTAAGGCCCACTAAGCAAGGAAGAGGTTTTTCCTTTCACCTAGCTAGTTGGACAAGATTATGTCCTTAGCTAGATTTGGCACATTTACATGTTACAATAGATGCCTGTTTGATAAGACAATAGTTGACTGGTCCCATTTTCTTATTCAAAGTGCTCCTATCCTAACTCACCAGTCAGTTTCATAACTCATTCTCACAACATACACAACTCATTGCCCGTAGATTTCGGTTTGGCCAGTGTTCCATCATATGGTAATGCCTTTATCTCATCCCGGACCCCAGTACTTCATTCAAGGGGACTTGTGTGCAAAGGTTAACTCACCAAACCAATAGAGACTATTTCTTGGTTTGAAAAAGCTCAAGATCTAAAAACTACTGCTTTATTGTAATCTTCAAGCTTCCTTACCCCAGGTCATGCTCCTCGGactgaaaaagaagaagaagacttaTTCATGTTGGAACATGTATTAACAAAGGGCATAAAGCAGAACTCTCCAAATAATGCAGAAGCCATAAAGCTAATGAAATAATGTACAAATAAACTAGATGAGAGAGATAATGTCTTACATTTACTATCTCCAAAgaatgtccaaaaaatgaaggCTAAGAGTAAGAGGTTTCTTATGCTCAAAATAATCCATGTCAACTTTACACAGACTCTTGATTCTGAGGTGATCTGCATCCACGCTCTACGAACCATAACATAAGGTTGTCTGCCTCTTTTAAATTTCCTTCTGACATCAGTCTTTTACTCAACTTCTCACAAAATTTCAAATCGGGTATCATATTCCGATTGAACATCCTATTGGCCACTCTATAAGCTGACATAGGAAACCCTCTGCTCAAAAAGCTATCCATAAGAATGTGGCATGTATTAGCATCAATTTTTGAAGCTGTTCTCAAAACCTTAGTCAAGAGTTTTTCAGCCTCTTCAAGGTTTCCAAAACTACATAACTTCTCAATGACTTGATTATACACAGTCCTGCTTTTCTGCCTTACAAGcattttttctaataatttcAACAAATCATCAACCCTGCCAATCTGACAATACCAATGAATAACTGTTCTGTATGTTACAGGAGTAGGATCTACACCCTTTCCGAGCATCTTTGCCATAAGCGTAGACATCTCTTCTATTCTACCTTTTCTCCCCAATGCATTGACTAGCGCTGTATAGGTGACTGCATCAGGGTGTTTGTTGCTAAGATACATGTCGTCAAGCAATGATAGAGCAGCTTCCATGTCACCCTTTTGACAATATCCATGAATAAGAGTAGTAAAATTTACAACATTAACAGCACACCCTTTTTGCAGACACCCCTCCATGAACTTCTTAGCTTCATTTGTTTTTCCCTCTCGGCATAGAGATTGAATCATTAAATTTATTTCAACTGAGTTTGGAAAAAATCCCTTTCTAATCATCTCTTCAACAAGATCACAGGCCTCAACCAATTTCCCTTCCCTACGAAAACCATgcatcacaacactataagttaTAGCATTTGGAGTCCACCAATCTTCCTCACTCATATTCAGCATCTCTCTTGCCTCTAATGTCTTGCCACTTTGACAAAGCCCGTTTAATAAGGATGTATAGGATACAGTATTTGGTTTACAACCATGCTTGTACATCTGTTGAAGCATTGTTTTAGCTTGATCCAGCTTTCCTTCCCTACAAAACCCATTAAGAACAGAGGTGTATGTTACAACATCGGGAATGCAATCTTTCGAGAACATCTCATTCACAATTTCTTTCGCCATGTCAGTGTTACATTCCTTGCAGAATGAATGAACTATTGCAGTATACCCAACCTTATCAACATGGAATCCCTTTGTTTCAGCTTCCCTTAAAAATTCAAGGGCCTCATTTCCATGCCCATGTTTTGAGAGCATAAGGATAAGGTTATTATAGGTAACCTGGTCTGCAACCAATCCCGCATCGTTCATTTTCTCAATCAGCCCTCTAACTTCTTTGATCCTTTTTTCTTTGCAAAGAAAACCCATCACAGAATAGTAACTAATTTTATCTGGGCTGCAATCCTTAAGTGGCATTTTAGCTATCAGCTTTAAGGCATCATCAATCCGATGCACATTACAATATCCTTTTATCAAACAATTGTAGGTGACAACATTTGGCCTAATTCCGACAATTTCCATACGTTCCATAAACTTCAATGCCTTTTCTAACCTATTCCCCATAACTAGAGCATGGACTGCAGTGTTACATACTGACAGATTAGGCTCTATCCCTGCTTTCTGCATCAAAGTCAACATTCTCAGTGAATTCCTCAACTTGCCTGCCCTACTATATGAAACCATCACAAGACCAAAAGCTTCAGGTGTACGCTGTACTCTCCGGCGAGCCATTAGCTTCAGGACCCTCTTAGCACCCTGACACAACTTAGTCTTGCTAAGAATTTCAAGCATTGCATAATATACTATTGGGTCATGTTGATACCGCCATTGCCGATCAGCCCAATAAAACAATTTCAAAGAAATTCGTTCATCTTCAAAAGAACGCAGAACAGTACAAACCTGCCTAGGCTTGAGGCTCCTTAACAAGTGTCTTAATTCTccttcaagctttgagttccaagtCGACCTAAGATCAATTAACCTACAAACTTCTCTCACCAAAGGGTGTTTGGattcatcatcctcatcacCTTCAACTCTACAAACATTTTCTTCAtgtgcattattattattatcagtcAACTTCAACTCCATATAATCCTCATTACCATCACTCTCCTCTCCTTCTTCTACTTCATCATCGCTACCATCAGACTCGTCAAAATTAAAGTTCTGATTGTTTTCAGAATCGCCTCTGGAACATCCAAATGCACCAAAATCCTCAGAACTCTCACGACCCATTTCCCTAAATCTTTCATACCCACCATTGGCATTATCATGTTCTCCATAATTCGGTCTACTTCTGGTTCCAAATGTAGTATTGTAACACATCCTTTGCATATAATATACCATGCTGCAAAAGACAAAAATCCTTTCAGCGTAAGAATGAAAGTATATCTAACATTTATCAAAATGAAAAACATCATACCAAGAGCTGTTTTAGTTATTTGAGTGTTACTAATATGTGTTCTAATAGGCTCAAGTGAGGCATTCAAATTCAAAGAGCTTCGGTACAACCAGAGGAAGGATCAACATTGAATTAGCTGACTTTATAGGAGTTTGAAGATTtgttttttccaattattattcttctatttctctctctctctctctcctactTTGCTCTGCATCACTACTAATTTATATCATAGGAACAATGCAGTAAGCAAGCTCAAGtacttaaaatacttaacccctCAAAACCATATTTAGTTATCAAATCTCTAGAGCTTCTTTTAGCAAAAGCATGTTACTTATTCACTTCCCCTTGACTACTATAACATTCCCAATTCATGTTTAACATTTCCTAATTTTCTTATGATTCCATAGTgctcaaataattaaatattttcaagttaaaAGAGGAAAAGAGCAAAGAGTAAACGAAAAAAGGAAAAGCTTTGAATGAACCTTTGTACCTACAATGTTGATCATATGTATATGTCATTTTCATGGTTACACCACTCACAAGCTGTTTGGCTAGAGATGCTACTACTACCTACAGAGTAAAAGACAAAGATAACATAAAGATTGTCAAAACAATCATGATTCATGAAAAAGGTAAGCATTTGTGTTATTCATAAGAAAATCAAAAAGGAAAGCAAACCCAATGCTCAAAAATCTActaatcgaaaaaaaaaaaaaaaaaaaaaaaaaaaaaccttgatTAAACCCCATATGATTAAAATAAAGAATCTATTCATTAGCAGTATTAATAACCTTCCGGGTCGAGTCTCTGGAACAATGAGAAGTGGTCTGTGAGTACTCGGGTCGGTGCGAGATGAACCAACGCGAAAACCCATTGAAGGTGGTGGTCGGAATCCGACGAAATCCCCTTGAGAATAGCATGATTTAATTTGAGAATAGAGAAAGATCAGATTTTGAAACGGTCAAATgggaaaatgaagaagaagaagaagagccgACTTCGGTCTATATCTAAAGACAACGCCGAAGCTCCGCCATGAATGAATGACTGAATGAGTGACACTATTACActattacattattattattattattattattattattattattattattattattattattattaaggttaattaggatttttgccttTGAATTTTGATATGTAACCAATCATGCTCTCTAAAAGGTGGTTAAAAATGTtcgttggatttaaggactttttttctaattttagtaaaaaagtctaacatagataaaagtttagatgatataatttagtacatgtcaaagttcaaggggcatgatttagtagatttCAAAATCTggagagcatggtttagtacataaaaaatcactgaaatagtaaaattcaataaaattagacaaaagtccttaaatccaactgTCTCAATAGTTCAGCctttcagggggcatttttaatAACCTTAAAAatttagggggcatgatttggtacatgtcaaaatttaaggaggcaaaaatcttaattagcctattattaatttttttccaatattcatttatatttctttttaattaaaaaaataaaattataaaaggtAAATAGCTATTGCAATTTTTCTCCAGTTTTGTGAGTACAGACtttgttttgaatttattactACATGTTTCTGTTTAGACTCAATGATCTAGAAAATGGACCTTATATGTGGcatgtttaagaaaataatagagTTTGTACTGACGAAATTagacattgggtacttatgtagctaaaaataaatatgtgtTTATGTCGCTTATAAACATAAAACTTTAGTATTTATGCCACTATTTAtcgaattttttaattatttttttcatatttatatatattttatagttatataagatattttataaaatttaaaaaaaaattaaaataatttataatataaaaaataatgtaaatctatttcacaaatatattaaataaaataattagggattaaattctatttgaggtattaaattttttaaaattttataaaaatttctttaataactataatttacaatataaaattgattaaaaaattattaggaaTAAGAAAGGACATTCGATCCCTTTTATTTTGGAATtcaaaatgtaatttaaatatgagcattgctattaggcaccagtggtgcttaGTATCTTCTCAACATGTCGCGTTGCAATTAGCTatcgatactccctaaaagctattatattaaattatgtgggacccgatacttagttaaaCCAATAGCAATATTAACACATAAAAGAGTGCTAAGCACTACTGCtgtcctttagcatttctctttaaaTATAGTAGCAAGCAAGCAAGTAACAACTCCCAATGCACATTATCGGAAAATGCAGCTCCACCATTTTTGTTATCTCTCTGCATAATCTGAGGTcacctatctctctctctctctttctcttttgcatcttcatagttttttttttttttttgatcaagaaataacacaaaatacaaCTTACAGACTCTTAATGATCTTTTCAATCAAACAATATGAATGCTCAATTCTAGTGATGTTTTCCTGTATGTACACTAGGTTTTGAATCCTATACCTAATCAACATATTAGTATAATCAATAGAATAAGATAGGACCTACTATTGTTTGTTTGTTCAACCAAGTAGAGtacaaaataaaatgaaataaaatttatttaggaCTCAATTGTTTATGGATTTCATTTCAAATTAATTCTGTGGTCATCTTTATGGTTTGGTTTGGTCTTTAGATTTTTTTAGGATCAGCATAGTTATTATGGGTCTTgcttttaatctttttttaaggggtttttaaattaatttcattcctTTACTTTGTTTATTCATTCAACTTATTCTGacacttgattttttttaagttgattttcagtAGTTGATATTGTATATTTTGCTTCAGCTCCTATGGATGATCATTTTCATGTTGTTTCgtgtttgttaatttattgATTTATGCAGCCCTAGCTCAAATTTTGAAGATAAAGTTGAGGCCAATGATGGTAATTCTTCAGAAGCACCTGTGAAATTGGATCCACACATAGAAAAGCACAAGTACTTTTCTCTTTCCCTTTTAGGCTTTATATCTCTACTCTCAATTGCTTGAATTCAATCTAACATGGCTGaaactttttataataaatatgaattaatctaataaaattgataattCTCAGTTCTTCTTTTCTTAATTGTTGAGTTCATATTAATGGAAGTAATTGCGTTTTCAGCAGATTGGTGGTGAAGCATGGCATGAATTTCCTCACAATGCATTTTGTTAAACCTTAGCTTTTTAATTGTGAAACTCTTATAGTTTTCTCTTACAATACTAATTAAAAtgattcatttattatttacaaagaactagaaaaacaaacatttgtatttttgaaaaatctttATTCAACTTATattggaaatttttttaatgtgGATTATACATGTTCTGCTATTTAACTTCTTTGATAATCAATCTTAATGGAAATCTTTAATTCTATTTAACCTTGACACTTTCATTTCTTACATGCATTTTTGGAATTATCTTTATTCTACACTTATTTAGAACaatataattttgattattaGCTGTTTTTTCATTTGAGGAAGAAGTATATAGATTGTTACACCCTTTATGGATCTTCTTTTTATATACTTTACGtatagatataaatatatattaataagtgTTTCTTCCTTGATTTAAAACTCTCTCAACCTGTTGGGATTGGGATGCACCAAACAATGTTGATTCTGATACTTTGAACACTGAGAAGGCAGCAGATACAGAACTAAAGTTCTTGAATATACGATACAGAGCAATAATGGTGGTGTCCAAGAAAGTTCTTGAAACACAACTGCTAGAATATGGGAATAAGCTTGTGGAACCTCCGTTGTTCGTCGATGAACTCATTCCTCTTCTCGACAGAGTTGAGTATTGTCTATCAAAGGTTCTGCAGTCTCCTTCTGAATCAATGAAAAATGCACTTTCTCC
This region of Cannabis sativa cultivar Pink pepper isolate KNU-18-1 chromosome 7, ASM2916894v1, whole genome shotgun sequence genomic DNA includes:
- the LOC115697911 gene encoding pentatricopeptide repeat-containing protein At3g04760, chloroplastic isoform X1, which produces MLFSRGFRRIPTTTFNGFSRWFISHRPEYSQTTSHCSRDSTRKVVVASLAKQLVSGVTMKMTYTYDQHCSMVYYMQRMCYNTTFGTRSRPNYGEHDNANGGYERFREMGRESSEDFGAFGCSRGDSENNQNFNFDESDGSDDEVEEGEESDGNEDYMELKLTDNNNNAHEENVCRVEGDEDDESKHPLVREVCRLIDLRSTWNSKLEGELRHLLRSLKPRQVCTVLRSFEDERISLKLFYWADRQWRYQHDPIVYYAMLEILSKTKLCQGAKRVLKLMARRRVQRTPEAFGLVMVSYSRAGKLRNSLRMLTLMQKAGIEPNLSVCNTAVHALVMGNRLEKALKFMERMEIVGIRPNVVTYNCLIKGYCNVHRIDDALKLIAKMPLKDCSPDKISYYSVMGFLCKEKRIKEVRGLIEKMNDAGLVADQVTYNNLILMLSKHGHGNEALEFLREAETKGFHVDKVGYTAIVHSFCKECNTDMAKEIVNEMFSKDCIPDVVTYTSVLNGFCREGKLDQAKTMLQQMYKHGCKPNTVSYTSLLNGLCQSGKTLEAREMLNMSEEDWWTPNAITYSVVMHGFRREGKLVEACDLVEEMIRKGFFPNSVEINLMIQSLCREGKTNEAKKFMEGCLQKGCAVNVVNFTTLIHGYCQKGDMEAALSLLDDMYLSNKHPDAVTYTALVNALGRKGRIEEMSTLMAKMLGKGVDPTPVTYRTVIHWYCQIGRVDDLLKLLEKMLVRQKSRTVYNQVIEKLCSFGNLEEAEKLLTKVLRTASKIDANTCHILMDSFLSRGFPMSAYRVANRMFNRNMIPDLKFCEKLSKRLMSEGNLKEADNLMLWFVERGCRSPQNQESV
- the LOC115697911 gene encoding pentatricopeptide repeat-containing protein At3g04760, chloroplastic isoform X2; the protein is MGFRVGSSRTDPSTHRPLLIVPETRPGSMVYYMQRMCYNTTFGTRSRPNYGEHDNANGGYERFREMGRESSEDFGAFGCSRGDSENNQNFNFDESDGSDDEVEEGEESDGNEDYMELKLTDNNNNAHEENVCRVEGDEDDESKHPLVREVCRLIDLRSTWNSKLEGELRHLLRSLKPRQVCTVLRSFEDERISLKLFYWADRQWRYQHDPIVYYAMLEILSKTKLCQGAKRVLKLMARRRVQRTPEAFGLVMVSYSRAGKLRNSLRMLTLMQKAGIEPNLSVCNTAVHALVMGNRLEKALKFMERMEIVGIRPNVVTYNCLIKGYCNVHRIDDALKLIAKMPLKDCSPDKISYYSVMGFLCKEKRIKEVRGLIEKMNDAGLVADQVTYNNLILMLSKHGHGNEALEFLREAETKGFHVDKVGYTAIVHSFCKECNTDMAKEIVNEMFSKDCIPDVVTYTSVLNGFCREGKLDQAKTMLQQMYKHGCKPNTVSYTSLLNGLCQSGKTLEAREMLNMSEEDWWTPNAITYSVVMHGFRREGKLVEACDLVEEMIRKGFFPNSVEINLMIQSLCREGKTNEAKKFMEGCLQKGCAVNVVNFTTLIHGYCQKGDMEAALSLLDDMYLSNKHPDAVTYTALVNALGRKGRIEEMSTLMAKMLGKGVDPTPVTYRTVIHWYCQIGRVDDLLKLLEKMLVRQKSRTVYNQVIEKLCSFGNLEEAEKLLTKVLRTASKIDANTCHILMDSFLSRGFPMSAYRVANRMFNRNMIPDLKFCEKLSKRLMSEGNLKEADNLMLWFVERGCRSPQNQESV
- the LOC115697911 gene encoding pentatricopeptide repeat-containing protein At3g04760, chloroplastic isoform X3, whose amino-acid sequence is MVYYMQRMCYNTTFGTRSRPNYGEHDNANGGYERFREMGRESSEDFGAFGCSRGDSENNQNFNFDESDGSDDEVEEGEESDGNEDYMELKLTDNNNNAHEENVCRVEGDEDDESKHPLVREVCRLIDLRSTWNSKLEGELRHLLRSLKPRQVCTVLRSFEDERISLKLFYWADRQWRYQHDPIVYYAMLEILSKTKLCQGAKRVLKLMARRRVQRTPEAFGLVMVSYSRAGKLRNSLRMLTLMQKAGIEPNLSVCNTAVHALVMGNRLEKALKFMERMEIVGIRPNVVTYNCLIKGYCNVHRIDDALKLIAKMPLKDCSPDKISYYSVMGFLCKEKRIKEVRGLIEKMNDAGLVADQVTYNNLILMLSKHGHGNEALEFLREAETKGFHVDKVGYTAIVHSFCKECNTDMAKEIVNEMFSKDCIPDVVTYTSVLNGFCREGKLDQAKTMLQQMYKHGCKPNTVSYTSLLNGLCQSGKTLEAREMLNMSEEDWWTPNAITYSVVMHGFRREGKLVEACDLVEEMIRKGFFPNSVEINLMIQSLCREGKTNEAKKFMEGCLQKGCAVNVVNFTTLIHGYCQKGDMEAALSLLDDMYLSNKHPDAVTYTALVNALGRKGRIEEMSTLMAKMLGKGVDPTPVTYRTVIHWYCQIGRVDDLLKLLEKMLVRQKSRTVYNQVIEKLCSFGNLEEAEKLLTKVLRTASKIDANTCHILMDSFLSRGFPMSAYRVANRMFNRNMIPDLKFCEKLSKRLMSEGNLKEADNLMLWFVERGCRSPQNQESV